A portion of the Thermogemmatispora onikobensis genome contains these proteins:
- the alaS gene encoding alanine--tRNA ligase, translating to MSVKVQPTTAEIRQRFLDFFVQKGHYLMPSSSLIPRDDPTVLLTTAGMQQMIPFFLGRETPPATRLTSVQKCFRTTDIDKVGNERTLTFFEMLGNFSVGDYFKREAIAYAWEFLTQVVKIPPERLHPTVHPEDDEAPRYWTEITGIPDEAIVRLEDNWWGPPGAAGPCGPDSEIYYDRGVEHGCGKPDCKPGCECERFLEIWNLVFMQFYQDLDGKRTPLPRKNIDTGMGLERLAMVLQGKQSVFETDVFRAIIDRFATLAGTAYGRDTRTDTSLRVIADHGRALVFLAADGVLPSNEGRGYIFRRILRRAVRHGRLLGLEKPFLTEAADTVIELMGGHYRELRRHRDRIVALLSMEERKFNQTLSTGLQLLTELLTELKERGATVIPGGEAFKLYDTHGFPLELTQEIAAEQGFTVDVAGFEEAMRQQQERSRAASPFAQARNDQQLTEIAGRLTPTTFLGYESTSASGNIVALLVNGEAVENVSAPQEALVILDRTPFYAESGGQIGDRGLLKGAVGTFVVEDTQRPVKGLIVHYGRVAEGYLGIGETVQAEVDAQRREDTMRNHSATHLLHKALRDLLGPQVEQRGSLVEPERLRFDFTSPRALTGEDLVRLDEVVNSWIRADYPVITEIMPLEEALKTGAMALFGEKYDEQVRVVSMGSSKELCGGTHCRATGQIGIYVTTQETSIAAGIRRIEALTGRGAEQYLRGRKTLVENLASRLQTQPDHLIERVDQLRDELATLRRQLAQYQREEARRQAASLAEQAREVGGVPVVAASVSAPDDRVLREVAEMTRNKLGRPGVVALAATYEERVSVQVLVAPELVQRGLHAGTIASAVGQRLGGRGGGRPEYAQGGGREKEALSAALALVPSLVEQALN from the coding sequence GTGTCTGTAAAAGTGCAGCCTACCACTGCTGAAATTCGCCAACGCTTTCTGGACTTCTTTGTCCAGAAGGGCCACTATCTGATGCCCAGCTCGTCGCTCATCCCGCGCGACGATCCGACGGTGCTTCTGACCACCGCCGGCATGCAGCAGATGATTCCTTTCTTTCTGGGGCGCGAGACGCCTCCCGCCACGCGGCTCACCTCGGTGCAGAAGTGTTTCCGCACGACGGATATTGATAAAGTGGGCAATGAGCGCACGCTGACCTTCTTCGAGATGCTGGGCAATTTCTCGGTGGGGGATTACTTCAAGCGCGAGGCCATCGCCTATGCCTGGGAGTTTCTGACCCAGGTGGTGAAGATCCCGCCCGAGCGTCTGCACCCAACGGTTCACCCCGAGGATGACGAGGCCCCGCGCTACTGGACGGAGATCACCGGCATCCCCGATGAGGCCATTGTGCGTCTGGAAGATAACTGGTGGGGGCCGCCGGGAGCCGCTGGCCCCTGTGGACCGGATTCGGAGATTTATTACGATCGCGGCGTCGAGCATGGCTGCGGTAAACCAGACTGCAAGCCCGGCTGCGAGTGCGAGCGCTTCCTTGAGATCTGGAACCTGGTCTTTATGCAGTTCTATCAGGACCTCGATGGCAAGCGCACCCCGCTGCCGCGCAAGAATATCGATACGGGCATGGGCCTGGAGCGCCTGGCGATGGTGCTCCAGGGCAAGCAGTCTGTCTTTGAGACGGATGTCTTCCGCGCGATTATCGACCGTTTTGCCACCCTGGCTGGCACGGCCTATGGCCGTGATACGCGCACCGATACCTCGCTGCGCGTGATTGCTGATCACGGGCGCGCTCTGGTCTTCCTGGCCGCCGATGGCGTCTTGCCCAGCAACGAGGGCCGCGGCTATATCTTTCGCCGCATCCTGCGTCGCGCTGTCCGTCATGGTCGCTTGCTAGGACTGGAGAAGCCATTTCTGACCGAGGCTGCCGATACGGTGATCGAGCTGATGGGCGGCCACTATCGCGAGCTGCGCCGGCATCGCGATCGCATCGTGGCGCTGCTCAGTATGGAAGAGAGGAAGTTTAATCAAACGCTCTCCACCGGTCTGCAGCTGCTGACCGAGCTGCTGACTGAGCTGAAGGAGCGTGGCGCCACAGTCATTCCTGGGGGCGAAGCTTTCAAGCTGTACGATACCCACGGCTTTCCTCTGGAACTGACGCAAGAGATTGCAGCGGAGCAGGGCTTCACAGTTGACGTGGCAGGCTTCGAGGAAGCGATGCGCCAGCAGCAGGAGCGCAGTCGTGCCGCCAGCCCCTTTGCCCAGGCTCGCAACGACCAGCAGCTCACCGAGATCGCTGGCCGCCTCACGCCGACCACCTTCCTCGGTTACGAAAGCACCAGCGCCAGCGGCAACATTGTAGCGCTGCTCGTCAATGGCGAAGCAGTAGAGAACGTCAGTGCACCGCAAGAGGCGCTGGTCATTCTGGATCGCACCCCGTTCTATGCCGAGAGCGGTGGCCAAATCGGTGATCGAGGCCTCCTCAAAGGGGCGGTGGGAACCTTTGTTGTCGAGGATACCCAACGTCCCGTCAAAGGTCTGATCGTCCACTATGGTCGCGTCGCTGAGGGCTACCTGGGCATTGGCGAGACGGTTCAGGCGGAGGTCGATGCCCAGCGGCGTGAAGACACCATGCGCAACCACAGCGCCACTCATCTGCTGCATAAAGCCCTGCGCGACCTGCTTGGTCCCCAGGTTGAGCAGCGTGGCTCACTGGTTGAGCCAGAGCGCCTGCGCTTCGACTTTACCTCGCCGCGTGCTCTCACAGGCGAGGACCTGGTTCGGCTCGACGAGGTAGTGAATAGCTGGATTCGCGCCGACTACCCGGTCATCACTGAAATTATGCCGCTGGAGGAGGCCCTCAAGACGGGGGCAATGGCCCTGTTCGGAGAGAAATACGACGAACAGGTGCGCGTCGTCTCGATGGGCAGCAGCAAAGAGCTGTGTGGAGGCACACACTGCCGCGCCACCGGCCAGATCGGCATCTACGTCACCACGCAGGAGACGAGCATTGCCGCCGGTATTCGCCGCATTGAGGCTCTCACTGGCCGCGGAGCCGAGCAGTATCTGCGCGGGCGTAAGACGCTCGTCGAAAATCTGGCGAGCCGCTTGCAGACCCAGCCGGATCACCTGATCGAGCGCGTTGACCAACTGCGCGACGAGCTGGCCACGCTGCGCCGCCAGCTGGCGCAGTATCAGCGAGAAGAGGCCAGGCGCCAGGCGGCCTCATTGGCAGAGCAGGCGCGCGAGGTAGGTGGTGTCCCAGTTGTGGCGGCCAGCGTTTCGGCGCCCGATGACCGCGTGCTGCGCGAGGTCGCCGAGATGACGCGCAACAAGTTGGGACGTCCCGGTGTGGTGGCACTCGCCGCCACCTACGAGGAACGAGTGAGCGTGCAGGTCCTGGTGGCCCCCGAGCTGGTCCAACGTGGGCTCCACGCGGGCACAATTGCCTCCGCCGTTGGCCAGCGGCTTGGTGGCAGGGGCGGCGGTCGGCCAGAATATGCTCAGGGTGGCGGACGCGAGAAAGAGGCCCTCAGCGCGGCCCTGGCCCTGGTGCCCTCGCTCGTTGAACAGGCCCTGAACTGA
- a CDS encoding cell division FtsA domain-containing protein, producing MVKLFDRLRSLFGGQIREGSYEYVPEDGYEEQYGDGSGRQFYTALDIGTEYAKAIVFEVVDDQGIVLGVGRHRQSYSHMSDGIVTDIEGVIQGCNEALIQAERAAGDIVAPDAVIGIAGELVKGSSITVTKTRQQPNKFITPDELESLIGMAQQKLLKNARDRIAAETGYQNIEVRLTNAAVISVRVDGQVVTNPIGFRGRHLSLTLFSAFAPLMQLGALETVAQGLDLRLVAIVAEPYALARCLSTNASADSGAIFIDVGGGTTDIALVRQGGIEETRMFALGGRTFTRRLATGKGLSLKDAEKLKVMYSNGGIKGHQRDEIRAILAPECQTWMDSVELLIEELAKNELLPPAIYMVGGGSALPDLQEKLRSFPWTERLPFARPPLIETVQPDMVTSILDPRQLLRDAQDITPMALAYQAIELQNENSVLEQALYKVIQNMHL from the coding sequence ATGGTAAAGCTCTTTGACCGCTTGCGCTCTCTCTTCGGGGGACAGATTAGAGAAGGCAGCTACGAGTATGTCCCCGAGGACGGCTACGAGGAGCAGTATGGCGACGGGAGTGGGCGCCAGTTCTATACTGCCCTTGATATTGGCACTGAGTACGCGAAGGCGATCGTCTTCGAAGTTGTTGATGACCAGGGCATTGTGCTTGGCGTAGGCCGGCATCGCCAGAGCTACTCACATATGTCCGATGGCATCGTCACGGATATCGAGGGGGTCATCCAGGGCTGCAATGAGGCTCTGATCCAGGCTGAGCGAGCTGCTGGCGATATCGTGGCGCCGGACGCGGTGATTGGCATTGCTGGCGAGCTGGTCAAAGGCAGCTCAATCACGGTGACCAAGACCCGTCAGCAACCAAACAAGTTCATTACGCCCGATGAGCTGGAAAGCCTGATCGGCATGGCTCAGCAGAAGCTGCTGAAGAACGCCCGCGATCGCATTGCAGCCGAGACAGGATATCAGAATATTGAGGTGCGTCTCACCAATGCCGCGGTGATCTCAGTGCGCGTTGATGGGCAGGTGGTCACGAACCCCATTGGTTTCCGCGGGCGTCATCTCTCTCTCACCCTCTTCAGCGCCTTTGCACCCCTCATGCAGTTAGGGGCGCTGGAGACGGTGGCTCAGGGTCTGGATCTGCGCCTGGTGGCCATTGTGGCGGAGCCGTACGCCCTGGCGCGCTGTCTCAGTACCAACGCGAGCGCTGATAGTGGGGCCATCTTCATAGACGTCGGTGGGGGAACTACCGATATTGCCCTGGTGCGCCAGGGTGGTATCGAGGAGACGCGCATGTTCGCCCTGGGGGGGCGAACCTTTACGCGGCGTCTGGCGACGGGCAAAGGGCTCTCTTTGAAGGATGCGGAGAAGCTCAAGGTAATGTATAGCAATGGGGGGATCAAGGGCCATCAGCGCGATGAGATCAGAGCGATTCTGGCTCCCGAGTGCCAGACCTGGATGGATAGCGTGGAGCTGCTCATCGAAGAATTGGCCAAGAACGAGCTGCTGCCCCCAGCCATCTATATGGTCGGTGGCGGCTCAGCCCTGCCTGATCTTCAAGAAAAACTGCGGAGCTTTCCCTGGACAGAACGTCTACCCTTTGCCCGTCCGCCGCTCATTGAGACGGTCCAGCCGGATATGGTCACCAGCATCCTTGACCCGCGCCAGCTGTTGCGTGATGCGCAGGATATCACGCCTATGGCCCTGGCCTACCAGGCCATCGAGCTACAGAACGAGAACAGTGTTCTCGAGCAGGCGCTCTACAAAGTTATCCAGAATATGCATCTCTGA